The following nucleotide sequence is from Paenibacillus odorifer.
CTACATCAGTGAACAAAGTATTCGCGTTTAATAATGAAAAAGAGTATAAAAAATACAAATTAAATATATCAGAAAATAATGGATACTCTTATTTTGTTACTATTGGTGAAATAAAAATGAACTACACTCCTGCTCCAGAACCAACTGCCACACCAACACCAGAACCAACTGTTACGCCTGTTCCAACTCCATCTGCTACTCCGGAAGTTCCAACAGGTGACAGAGCAATTTTGACAGTAACTCTAACCACTGGGTTAGAAAAAGAATTTGATCTACCAATGTCAGAAGTTACTACATTCCTAAATTGGTACGACAGTGTTTCGGGATCTGCTAAGTATGGAATAGATAAGCACGAGAACAACAAAGGCCCTTTCAGCAAACGTACAGAATATGTTGTACACGATAAGATACTTACCTTTGAAGTTAGTGAATACACAATTGAATAAATAAAAGCACCCCGCTGACCTATTAAGGTTGACGGGGTGTTCTTATCACTGCTCTAAATTCAAATCGCACTCGCACCAAATGGGCACGAGCAAGCTTTATTGAGTCTGGTGTATATCCCTCTACGATTCCGTCGTAATCCATCTTGGTACCATAAAGATACCATAAATCAAACCAACACTGCCATAAGAAACTCCCCGCTTCCTTGTACCGCTCTATATTAGTCAAATCTTTAGCCATTTCCGTTTCAGTCGGCTTAGTACCCGCACGTAGTTGTGAGGTTGTCAGTCCAGAAGTCATTTGAAAATGCTATGCATCCTTATTAAGGAAAAAAACACCGCCTCAGTTGAAGCCAAAAGATTTTGCCTCTTGAACTACCTCCGTCCAATCAGCCACTTTACCACCGTCGCCGTCACGTTTTATATCCCAAGATACTTGTTTCCCATCGGGTAATAACACTGCAAGGTCGATAGCTAGTCCAAAGTCATAATAACTAGTTCCACCCTTTGCATTGATAACACTAAAGCTGAGTTTAATGCTTCCTAGTGCATTTAGAGCGACTTGCTCAGCAATAGTTCGAAATAGTTGAGTGAAACGGATAGGCATTCCGAGTGTAACAGCGTTCAATTAAAACTGTGATAGCTAAAATAACGGGATGGAAACCAATAAATCTCGTAGATGATTTACTCTTTACTCGATCCAGTGTCAGAGACATTA
It contains:
- a CDS encoding M15 family metallopeptidase, encoding MNAVTLGMPIRFTQLFRTIAEQVALNALGSIKLSFSVINAKGGTSYYDFGLAIDLAVLLPDGKQVSWDIKRDGDGGKVADWTEVVQEAKSFGFN
- a CDS encoding discoidin domain-containing protein, translating into MKKKIYVPIILSLLLLFSFVSITKANTTTVSSLIPVMTSNTSPSGVVSASSEWGIDHQAFNAFNNNNNDYGWASKEGVPYGWIAYEFESPQIVNSYSLTGRGKNENVAKESPKNWTFEGWDGENWVILDTQNNITGWTTSVNKVFAFNNEKEYKKYKLNISENNGYSYFVTIGEIKMNYTPAPEPTATPTPEPTVTPVPTPSATPEVPTGDRAILTVTLTTGLEKEFDLPMSEVTTFLNWYDSVSGSAKYGIDKHENNKGPFSKRTEYVVHDKILTFEVSEYTIE